One Antarctobacter heliothermus DNA segment encodes these proteins:
- a CDS encoding polysaccharide biosynthesis/export family protein — protein MLSDAWVHFANVLGCAKDSIKGDALRTGLKGYKNLGAWTRCLVLALGGAVALSSCGISYNSPKVSERNGELPVSVVGMTARSVAYANASPYTPRALPDVFYAYAGSQGSVTGAGALPAAPYLPDETRRQMEYRPLPDINPQPYRIGVGDVVLLATRSSASTIEQLSGLLAAQNQRQGYTVRDDGSIAIPEIGAVQLSGLTLQEAEDRLFQALVSNQIDPSFSLEVAEFRSKKVAVGGAVKSATLVPITPNNLTLGEALIAAGGLVTRDEEFASIRIYRDGTLYQIPVETFRAQPQLSDKLLIAGDAVYVDTTYDLDRAFEFYKTKIDVISLRSSARSTALQTLSSEINIRRSALDERRALFNAREQLGAEKRDYVYLSGEVAKQNRFALPYGQQATLADVLYNEGGFDNTTGDPTEIYVLRGSNDPAKIGEIVAYHLNAGNAANMILATKFEMRPNDVIFIEEQPITKWGRALQQTFPTLLNSATSAL, from the coding sequence TTGCTGTCTGACGCATGGGTCCATTTTGCCAATGTGCTCGGTTGCGCGAAAGACTCGATAAAGGGGGATGCCTTGCGTACAGGCTTGAAGGGTTACAAAAATTTGGGCGCATGGACACGTTGCCTTGTGCTCGCGCTGGGTGGGGCTGTGGCCCTGTCAAGCTGCGGAATCAGCTACAACAGCCCGAAAGTTTCGGAGCGGAATGGCGAATTGCCGGTGTCGGTTGTCGGCATGACGGCCAGGTCAGTTGCCTACGCCAATGCCTCGCCCTACACGCCGCGGGCTTTGCCGGATGTCTTCTATGCGTACGCGGGATCACAAGGCAGCGTGACGGGTGCCGGTGCGTTGCCCGCAGCGCCCTACTTGCCGGACGAAACGCGCCGCCAGATGGAATATCGTCCGCTGCCGGACATAAACCCGCAACCGTACCGGATCGGCGTAGGCGACGTAGTTCTGCTGGCAACGCGGTCTTCGGCTTCGACCATCGAGCAACTGTCCGGATTGCTGGCTGCGCAAAATCAGCGGCAAGGATACACGGTGCGCGACGATGGCTCTATCGCCATCCCTGAGATCGGTGCCGTTCAACTGTCCGGGTTGACGCTTCAGGAAGCAGAGGACAGGTTGTTCCAGGCGCTGGTGTCCAACCAGATCGATCCGTCCTTTAGTCTTGAGGTCGCCGAATTCCGATCGAAAAAGGTCGCCGTCGGGGGCGCGGTCAAATCGGCCACGCTGGTTCCGATCACACCGAACAACCTGACACTTGGCGAGGCGCTGATCGCTGCCGGCGGTCTGGTGACGCGGGATGAAGAATTCGCATCGATCCGCATCTATCGCGATGGCACGCTGTATCAGATTCCAGTTGAAACGTTCCGTGCGCAGCCGCAGTTGAGCGACAAACTGCTGATTGCTGGCGATGCGGTTTATGTCGACACGACCTATGATCTGGATCGCGCATTCGAGTTCTACAAGACCAAGATTGACGTGATCTCTCTTCGGTCATCGGCGCGAAGCACTGCTTTGCAAACGCTGAGCTCGGAGATCAACATTCGCCGTAGTGCGCTTGACGAACGGCGCGCTCTGTTTAACGCGCGTGAGCAATTGGGCGCGGAGAAACGCGACTATGTTTATCTCAGCGGGGAGGTGGCGAAGCAGAACCGTTTTGCACTTCCCTACGGGCAACAGGCGACGCTGGCCGACGTGCTTTACAATGAAGGTGGGTTCGACAACACCACCGGTGATCCGACCGAGATCTATGTACTGCGTGGGAGCAATGATCCCGCCAAGATCGGCGAGATTGTGGCCTACCATCTGAATGCCGGCAACGCCGCGAATATGATCTTGGCTACCAAGTTCGAGATGCGCCCCAACGACGTCATCTTTATTGAGGAACAGCCGATCACCAAGTGGGGACGTGCCTTGCAGCAGACCTTCCCGACGCTATTGAACTCGGCGACAAGCGCTTTGTAA
- a CDS encoding tetratricopeptide repeat protein, translating into MQGMRQAHGIILAGLLALSSPVFAADLEEARDLMEAGEFPAAMDQFRVLARSGNADAEELIGVMYALGLGVEKDPERAFEWYLRASMKGHPGAQSGLGWYYELGLGMPAPDLVRAYLWYALSAIGGDVDAPDSLEELTPRMGREERKRAEVLVEDYRVWMYPFR; encoded by the coding sequence ATGCAGGGCATGAGACAGGCGCATGGGATCATTCTGGCAGGGTTGCTCGCGCTCTCAAGTCCTGTTTTTGCCGCCGATCTGGAGGAGGCGCGGGATTTGATGGAAGCGGGGGAGTTTCCCGCCGCAATGGATCAGTTCCGGGTGCTGGCGCGGTCGGGCAATGCGGACGCGGAGGAATTGATCGGGGTGATGTATGCCTTGGGGCTGGGCGTGGAGAAGGATCCGGAGCGGGCGTTCGAGTGGTATCTGAGGGCCTCTATGAAGGGGCATCCGGGGGCGCAGTCGGGGCTGGGGTGGTATTATGAATTGGGGCTTGGGATGCCCGCGCCGGACCTTGTGCGGGCCTATCTTTGGTATGCTCTCTCGGCCATCGGGGGGGATGTGGACGCCCCTGATTCCTTGGAGGAATTGACCCCGAGGATGGGCCGGGAGGAGCGGAAAAGGGCGGAGGTTCTGGTCGAGGATTATCGGGTCTGGATGTATCCGTTTCGGTGA
- a CDS encoding calcium-binding protein: MFFLTGLLGMMAIGSFAFLGLGSEDDDRESADDFDPMEDAEGTDDPDYDLFQPHRETASVDELPDVSVDKQPANDDPAPTNAEDISANSDLYEEALYGTDVDDLIFGGDADELLRGFDGSDTLDGGDGDDTLEGQNGPDDLYGGEGADTLSGGTGHDTMNGGAGDDLLRGGTGDDALHGRSGDDTLLGDRGQDTMFGGDGNDLISGVRLNGDGVDIDQRDYLNGGDGDDTIVAGDDDIVSLGAGADVLVLGEWMAETGAEILDYDDEEDQLMVVFNDALHGDAHDLDMRPNATNPALTEILLGDEVLATLPTEDAPDLSNVVLIAESSLIDLGLEEAAIRHAG, encoded by the coding sequence ATGTTCTTCCTGACCGGCCTTCTTGGCATGATGGCGATTGGATCCTTCGCGTTCCTCGGCCTTGGGTCCGAAGATGACGACCGCGAATCCGCAGATGACTTTGACCCGATGGAGGATGCAGAGGGCACGGACGACCCGGACTATGATCTGTTTCAACCGCACAGGGAAACCGCGTCCGTAGATGAACTGCCAGACGTCTCTGTCGACAAGCAACCGGCCAACGACGACCCTGCGCCGACAAATGCAGAAGATATCTCTGCGAACAGCGATTTGTATGAAGAAGCCCTTTACGGCACGGACGTGGACGACCTCATTTTCGGCGGCGATGCAGACGAGTTGCTGCGGGGATTTGACGGTAGCGATACGCTCGACGGCGGCGATGGGGATGACACGCTCGAAGGACAGAACGGCCCGGACGACCTATATGGTGGCGAAGGTGCGGACACTCTATCAGGCGGGACAGGCCACGATACGATGAACGGTGGCGCGGGGGACGATCTCTTGCGGGGCGGCACGGGCGACGACGCGTTGCACGGGCGCTCTGGGGACGACACGCTGCTGGGAGATCGCGGTCAGGACACAATGTTTGGCGGTGATGGCAACGACTTGATTTCCGGTGTCCGTCTTAACGGCGACGGCGTAGACATTGATCAGCGCGACTATCTCAATGGCGGGGACGGCGACGACACCATTGTTGCCGGTGACGACGACATCGTCTCTCTTGGCGCTGGTGCCGACGTCCTTGTTCTGGGCGAATGGATGGCCGAAACGGGTGCAGAGATCCTCGACTACGATGACGAAGAGGACCAGTTGATGGTGGTCTTCAACGATGCATTGCATGGCGACGCACATGATCTGGACATGCGTCCCAACGCCACCAACCCCGCGTTGACAGAAATCCTGCTGGGGGACGAAGTGTTGGCCACCTTACCAACCGAAGACGCGCCCGATCTCAGCAATGTCGTCCTCATCGCCGAAAGCTCATTGATTGATCTCGGCCTCGAAGAGGCCGCAATCCGCCATGCCGGTTAA
- a CDS encoding sugar transferase, giving the protein MPKIIVTDHVNTLRKLENFLSTEKLCKFAPLFGATFVLNFLLIDLASLTDVHQGIATIVCRRSDVADFFTLGGNMFDLRLLDDAVISAGPSRRNKSAEYSIALRISKRGFDIVMSVLLLPFLIIFALALLLLNPFYNKGSLFFVQRRMGRNCRSFRAIKFRTMRAVPKISRGADSPLETDRITPLGGFLRKSRIDELPQIINVLFGKMSLIGPRPDYFDHAVEYHAVEYLEKIPGYRERHAVRPGISGLAQTELGYVEGMDATRRKVQADLYYISNMSFALEAWVFWRTLSVVARRGGA; this is encoded by the coding sequence GTGCCAAAAATCATCGTCACCGACCATGTCAACACTCTGCGAAAGCTGGAGAATTTTCTGAGTACGGAAAAATTGTGCAAATTTGCACCGCTGTTTGGTGCGACCTTTGTACTTAATTTTTTGTTAATTGACTTGGCGTCGTTGACTGACGTACATCAAGGCATAGCTACGATCGTGTGCAGGCGCAGCGATGTTGCAGATTTTTTTACCCTTGGGGGCAACATGTTTGACTTAAGGCTTCTGGATGACGCAGTGATTTCTGCGGGTCCGTCGCGTCGAAATAAAAGTGCGGAATACTCAATAGCGCTTCGGATTAGCAAACGCGGTTTTGATATTGTGATGAGTGTTCTGCTTTTGCCGTTTCTAATCATTTTCGCGCTAGCACTTCTTTTGTTGAATCCTTTTTACAACAAGGGGTCCTTGTTTTTTGTTCAGCGGCGCATGGGGCGCAACTGTCGATCGTTCCGTGCAATCAAGTTCCGCACGATGCGTGCGGTGCCCAAAATCAGCCGGGGCGCTGATAGCCCACTGGAAACGGACCGGATCACGCCGCTGGGTGGGTTCTTGCGCAAGTCGCGCATCGACGAGCTGCCACAGATCATCAACGTACTGTTTGGCAAGATGAGCCTGATCGGCCCGCGCCCTGACTACTTCGACCACGCTGTCGAATACCACGCTGTCGAATACCTTGAGAAGATTCCCGGCTATCGCGAACGGCATGCCGTGCGTCCGGGTATTAGTGGTCTGGCGCAGACCGAACTGGGCTATGTCGAAGGCATGGACGCCACCCGCCGCAAGGTGCAAGCGGATCTCTACTATATCTCGAACATGAGCTTTGCGTTGGAGGCTTGGGTTTTCTGGCGGACGCTCAGCGTGGTAGCGCGTCGCGGCGGGGCCTGA
- the fcl gene encoding GDP-L-fucose synthase, translating to MPKIYVAGHRGMVGGAITRQLQQRQAAGEDITLVTRTHAKLELTNQVAVRDFMMTEKPDIVILAAAKVGGILANNSYPAEFIYDNLMVQCNVIHAAWEAGVERLLQLGSSCIYPKAVPQPMREAALLTGPLEPTNEPYAVAKIAGIKICESYNRQYGVDYRSVMPTNLYGPGDNFHPENSHVLPALIRRFHEAAQESKDEVVIWGSGKPRREFLHVDDMAAASLFVMDLDKATYDSNTQPQLSHINVGSGVDVSILELAQMVAEVTGYKGKIELDRTKPDGTMRKLMDVSRLADMGWKASIDLENGVRETYQWFLENQDSFRR from the coding sequence ATGCCCAAGATCTATGTAGCAGGCCACCGCGGTATGGTGGGGGGCGCAATCACCCGCCAGCTTCAACAGCGACAGGCGGCGGGAGAGGATATCACCCTTGTCACGCGCACCCACGCTAAGCTGGAACTGACCAATCAGGTTGCGGTCCGGGACTTCATGATGACCGAAAAGCCGGACATCGTGATCCTTGCGGCGGCCAAGGTGGGTGGCATTCTTGCCAACAACAGCTACCCGGCAGAGTTCATTTACGACAACCTGATGGTTCAATGTAATGTGATCCATGCCGCCTGGGAGGCGGGGGTGGAACGGCTGTTGCAACTGGGGTCGTCCTGTATCTATCCCAAGGCAGTGCCGCAGCCGATGCGAGAGGCCGCCTTGCTGACTGGCCCGCTGGAACCCACGAATGAGCCCTATGCCGTGGCCAAGATCGCTGGCATCAAGATCTGCGAAAGCTACAATCGTCAGTACGGTGTAGACTATCGCTCGGTCATGCCGACAAACCTTTACGGACCGGGCGACAACTTTCACCCGGAAAACAGCCACGTCCTGCCTGCCTTGATCCGTCGGTTCCACGAAGCGGCGCAAGAGAGCAAGGATGAGGTGGTGATCTGGGGCAGTGGCAAGCCGCGTCGCGAGTTCCTGCATGTTGACGATATGGCCGCCGCTTCGCTGTTTGTGATGGATCTGGACAAGGCGACCTATGATTCCAACACGCAGCCGCAGCTGAGCCACATCAACGTCGGCTCTGGTGTCGATGTCTCCATTCTGGAACTGGCGCAGATGGTGGCCGAAGTGACCGGCTACAAAGGCAAGATTGAACTGGACCGGACCAAACCCGACGGCACCATGCGCAAGCTGATGGACGTTAGCCGCCTTGCGGACATGGGATGGAAGGCGTCCATCGATCTCGAAAACGGGGTGCGCGAGACGTATCAGTGGTTCCTTGAAAATCAGGACAGTTTTCGTCGCTGA
- a CDS encoding metallophosphoesterase family protein, producing MILRSKNRSSERPKGAYSPIQPDVPFFAVGDVHGCDRLLEQMLHRLDGLRHPEALLVMVGDYVDRGEESRRVLRRLFVLSQAAGDLMHCLMGNHEQMLLDVLDDPQGRGPRWLRHGGLQTLASYRVQPVLGNGSASQWFEMRDRLAAAIGEDIIKWLRELPLSWQSGNVVVVHAGADPDLPIDEQETGNLLWGHPEFHQKPRADGLWVVHGHTITEQPRVVQGRIPIDTGAYATGMLTAALVEQDKVSFIQA from the coding sequence ATGATTCTGCGTAGCAAAAACCGGTCATCCGAACGTCCCAAGGGGGCTTATTCTCCGATCCAGCCGGACGTTCCCTTTTTCGCCGTGGGGGATGTGCACGGATGCGATCGCCTGCTGGAACAGATGTTGCACCGGTTGGACGGCTTGCGCCACCCGGAGGCGCTGCTGGTTATGGTGGGCGACTATGTCGATCGGGGTGAAGAAAGCCGTCGTGTGCTGCGCCGACTGTTCGTGTTGAGTCAGGCCGCCGGGGATTTGATGCACTGCCTTATGGGCAATCACGAACAGATGTTGCTGGATGTTCTGGACGACCCCCAAGGCCGTGGACCGCGCTGGCTGCGCCATGGCGGGTTGCAGACCTTGGCCAGTTACCGTGTGCAGCCCGTCTTGGGAAACGGGTCCGCGTCGCAGTGGTTCGAAATGCGTGACCGCCTTGCCGCCGCCATCGGCGAGGACATCATCAAGTGGCTGCGCGAATTGCCACTGTCATGGCAGTCGGGCAATGTGGTTGTGGTCCATGCCGGGGCAGACCCGGATCTGCCGATCGACGAGCAGGAAACGGGAAACCTGCTCTGGGGTCATCCCGAGTTCCACCAAAAGCCCCGCGCAGATGGGCTGTGGGTCGTGCACGGCCACACCATCACAGAACAACCGCGCGTCGTTCAGGGACGCATTCCCATAGATACCGGGGCCTATGCCACGGGTATGCTGACTGCCGCATTGGTTGAACAGGATAAGGTCTCATTCATTCAGGCTTAG
- a CDS encoding cytochrome-c peroxidase gives MRLSHALHLICLLILTGPAQADPITMDDFLPTDPAQARLGQLLFYDPILSGNRNISCGTCHHHSLASGDGLSLGIGEGGRGLGKDRTPGTGPDQIRKRIPRNAPALWNLGHKSIRVLFHDGRLEISDQYGNGFDSPAEEWLPQGLNSILAAQALFPLTAQFEMAGNVGENDVTGAVHDRIDLGWPVLAKRVRTIPEYGALFVEAFAHIDTPAEVTIVEIGNALGAFMASEWISIDSPYDAWQRHGAPLPPAAERGRQLFFGKAACSTCHAGPLFTDQEFHALGLPAFGPGRTRIFDPMPRDVGRMGETDRIEDAYRFRTPSLRNVALTAPYGHNGAFATLEVMIRHHLNPAVSQASWQEADAGLPAVPWLAVSDFAIRQDRLEMARQARRLDIGPLPVSGTELSDLVAFMRALTGKNVTTRPLGRPDRVPSGLPVD, from the coding sequence ATGCGCCTGTCTCATGCCCTGCATCTGATCTGCCTCCTCATCCTCACCGGCCCGGCACAGGCCGACCCCATCACGATGGATGATTTCCTGCCCACCGACCCGGCGCAAGCCCGTCTGGGCCAGCTTTTGTTCTACGACCCGATCCTCAGCGGCAATCGCAACATTTCCTGCGGCACCTGCCACCACCACAGCCTCGCCAGCGGCGACGGGCTCAGCCTTGGCATCGGCGAAGGCGGGCGCGGATTGGGAAAGGATCGAACACCCGGAACAGGCCCCGACCAGATCCGCAAGCGCATCCCCCGCAACGCCCCCGCGCTGTGGAACCTTGGCCACAAATCCATCCGCGTTCTCTTTCACGACGGACGTCTGGAAATCTCAGATCAATACGGTAACGGCTTTGACAGCCCTGCCGAAGAGTGGCTGCCGCAGGGCCTGAACAGTATCCTCGCCGCGCAAGCGCTATTCCCCCTCACCGCCCAGTTCGAGATGGCGGGCAACGTGGGCGAAAACGACGTGACCGGCGCGGTCCATGACCGGATCGACCTCGGCTGGCCGGTGCTGGCCAAACGCGTGCGCACGATCCCCGAATATGGCGCGCTGTTTGTCGAGGCCTTCGCGCACATCGACACCCCGGCCGAGGTGACGATTGTCGAGATCGGCAACGCACTGGGGGCCTTCATGGCGTCGGAATGGATCAGCATCGACAGCCCCTATGACGCGTGGCAACGCCACGGCGCGCCCCTGCCCCCGGCGGCAGAACGCGGACGGCAGCTGTTCTTTGGCAAGGCGGCGTGCAGCACCTGCCACGCCGGGCCGCTTTTCACAGACCAAGAATTTCACGCGCTGGGCTTGCCTGCCTTCGGGCCGGGCCGGACGCGGATTTTTGACCCCATGCCACGCGACGTGGGCCGCATGGGCGAAACTGACAGGATCGAAGACGCCTATCGTTTCCGGACTCCGTCGTTGCGCAACGTCGCCCTGACCGCCCCCTATGGGCACAACGGCGCCTTTGCCACGCTTGAGGTGATGATCCGCCATCACCTGAACCCCGCCGTTAGCCAAGCCTCATGGCAAGAGGCCGACGCCGGTTTGCCAGCGGTGCCTTGGCTGGCGGTCTCGGATTTCGCGATCCGTCAAGACCGGCTGGAAATGGCGCGACAAGCACGCAGGCTGGATATCGGGCCACTGCCCGTGTCCGGCACAGAGCTCTCTGACCTTGTGGCCTTCATGCGCGCACTGACCGGCAAAAACGTCACCACGCGCCCACTCGGTCGACCGGACCGGGTGCCTTCGGGTCTGCCGGTCGACTAA
- the gmd gene encoding GDP-mannose 4,6-dehydratase yields MKKALITGVTGQDGSYLAELLLEKGYEVHGIKRRASLFNTERVDHIYHDPHTSGKNFTLHYGDLTDTSNLTRILSEVRPDEVYNLGAQSHVAVSFEAPEYTADVDATGTLRLLESIRFLGMEKTTRFYQASTSELYGLVQEIPQTEKTPFHPRSPYAVAKMYAYWITVNYREAYGMYACNGILFNHESPRRGETFVTRKITRGMSNIALGLQDCLFMGNIDALRDWGHAKDYVRMQWMMLQQDVAEDFVIATGVQYSVREFIQWTAKELGIELEFSGEGVNEIATVVSVTGDSAPALKPGDVILRIDPRYFRPAEVETLLGDPAKAKEVLGWVPEITAQEMCAEMVASDLKAARRHALLKEHGYDIPVALENG; encoded by the coding sequence ATGAAAAAAGCTCTTATCACCGGTGTGACGGGTCAAGACGGTTCCTATTTGGCGGAACTGCTTCTCGAGAAAGGCTATGAGGTCCACGGGATCAAGCGCCGCGCCTCATTGTTCAATACCGAACGCGTTGATCACATTTACCACGACCCGCACACCAGCGGTAAGAACTTTACGCTGCATTACGGCGACCTGACAGACACCTCCAACCTGACCCGCATCCTGTCCGAAGTGCGCCCCGATGAGGTCTATAACCTCGGCGCGCAAAGCCATGTTGCCGTGTCGTTTGAGGCCCCTGAATACACCGCCGACGTGGATGCCACCGGTACGCTGCGCCTGCTGGAATCGATCCGCTTTCTGGGTATGGAAAAGACCACGCGTTTTTATCAGGCGTCGACCTCGGAACTCTACGGTCTGGTGCAGGAAATCCCGCAAACCGAAAAGACACCGTTCCACCCGCGCAGCCCTTATGCGGTGGCCAAGATGTACGCCTATTGGATCACGGTGAACTACCGTGAGGCCTATGGCATGTACGCCTGCAACGGCATCCTCTTTAACCACGAAAGCCCGCGCCGAGGGGAGACATTTGTTACCCGCAAGATCACCCGTGGCATGTCCAATATCGCGCTTGGTTTGCAGGACTGCCTGTTCATGGGCAACATCGACGCGCTGCGCGACTGGGGCCACGCCAAGGACTATGTCCGCATGCAGTGGATGATGCTGCAACAGGATGTGGCCGAGGATTTTGTGATCGCCACCGGCGTTCAGTATTCCGTGCGCGAATTCATCCAATGGACCGCCAAGGAACTGGGGATCGAACTGGAATTCTCAGGCGAGGGCGTGAACGAGATCGCCACCGTTGTGTCTGTAACCGGCGACAGCGCACCCGCGTTGAAACCCGGCGACGTGATCCTGCGCATTGATCCGCGTTATTTCCGTCCCGCCGAGGTGGAAACCCTGCTGGGCGATCCTGCCAAGGCCAAGGAAGTGCTGGGCTGGGTGCCCGAGATCACGGCGCAGGAAATGTGCGCAGAGATGGTCGCATCGGATCTCAAGGCAGCCCGCCGCCATGCCCTGTTGAAAGAACACGGTTACGACATTCCCGTCGCGCTGGAAAACGGCTAA